The following proteins are co-located in the Microplitis demolitor isolate Queensland-Clemson2020A chromosome 5, iyMicDemo2.1a, whole genome shotgun sequence genome:
- the LOC103579409 gene encoding uncharacterized protein LOC103579409 — protein MKLSVLILTLATLSSTSEISSDDFLRRAASQLDRLSVYKQIKRDTKNQLESIPYESLRTTNKNDKRKGDNFEINSDSGQAQEILLNEDAMRRIDELATNAYKLYNDPNYEAIMRERIKRSGSGDFISGIAGSVLNGVTGLSGGSSSGSSGGGHAYDSYGAPVQPYEKPFSIWDFKKAIINTVIQAVKAIAGSAIAFKGHLIKGGGFVVQTAGRVISSGGEAAASLGSQLASSALIAQSSPVAHSPPTGYSYNPPQQHDYSYDGPPPSHDSYSSPESYNNGHYDAANDGPGNEAGLLLIKPTKSTQPLLHNEDPRSNGDSYQPQPEHMDPSGPMPLQETSTKTAQLTKLIGLITGTIGSPVYSNNHHTNNNDNYQVEHKDQDQPTAHTHALNHPISYQTGHDQNHQSSSQPQDYGSPGYQTELAHQQIRSLINPYLGVPINPPMTFKDQSFDYAMSSDALKIPILNQNINHNEIDALMAAGPTGYASSNFEIVPSVQVADWSRSIMIPRLKKYQRRHVYENSADRFRNKAYSNKRSKIYYMF, from the exons ATGAAG ctgtCAGTATTGATACTGACCCTTGCAACTCTATCATCCACATCGGAAATATCGAGTGATGATTTTTTGAGACGAGCTGCCTCTCAGTTAGATCGTCTGTCAGTCTACAAACAGATAAAACGGGACACGAAGAACCAACTTGAGTCGATTCCGTACGAGAGCTTGCGTACCACGAATAAAAATGACAAGAGAAAGGGAgataactttgaaataaattcggACTCAGGGCAAGCTCAAGAGATACTTCTTAACGAGGATGCCATGAGAAGAATCGATGAGCTTGCCACCAATGCTTACAAGCTTTATAACGACCCCAATTACGAGGCAATCATGCGAGAGAGGATAAAGAGATCAGGTAGTGGAGATTTTATATCTGGAATTGCTGGTTCCGTATTAAATGGAGTTACTGGATTATCTGGAGGGTCCAGTAGTGGCAGCAGTGGTGGTGGTCATGCCTACGACTCTTATGGCGCACCCGTCCAACct TACGAGAAGCCTTTCAGTATCTGGGACTTCAAAAAAGCCATTATAAACACCGTAATCCAAGCGGTAAAAGCAATAGCAGGTAGCGCTATTGCGTTTAAAGGTCACCTGATCAAAGGCGGTGGTTTCGTTGTTCAAACCGCCGGAAGAGTTATTTCTTCGGGAGGCGAAGCCGCAGCTTCTTTAGGCTCACAGTTGGCCAGTAGTGCGCTCATCGCTCAATCATCACCGGTAGCTCACAGCCCACCCACTGGATACTCTTATAACCCACCTCAGCAACATG ATTATTCGTATGACGGACCTCCACCAAGTCACGACTCGTATAGTTCACCCGAGAGTTATAACAACGGCCATTATGACGCTGCCAACG ACGGTCCAGGGAATGAGGCAGGTTTGCTGTTAATCAAACCAACAAAATCAACTCAGCCATTGCTACATAATGAAGATCCACGAAGTAATGGCGACAGTTATCAACCACAGCCTGAACACATGGATCCTTCAGGTCCAATGCCGCTTCAAGAAACTTCAACAAAAACCGCTCAATTGACGAAACTTATTGGACTGATCACCGGAACTATAGGATCTCCAGTTTACTCTAATAATCATcacacaaataataatgataattatcaagTAGAGCACAAAGATCAAGATCAACCTACTGCGCATACTCACGCACTAAATCACCCGATCAGTTACCAAACAGGCCATGATCAAAATCATCAAAGTTCCAGCCAGCCCCAAGACTATGGAAGCCCGGGATATCAAACAGAGTTAGCGCATCAGCAAATCCGGTCACTGATAAATCCGTATCTTGGTGTGCCCATAAATCCACCGATGACTTTCAAAGATCAAAGTTTTGACTACGCGATGTCTTCGGACGCCTTGAAAATTccaattttaaatcaaaatattaatcacAATGAAATTGATGCCTTGATGGCCGCTGGCCCAACGGGCTATGCAAGCTCTAATTTCGAAATAGTCCCGAGTGTCCAGGTCGCTGATTGGTCGAGGTCAATTATGATTCCTCGACTCAAAAAGTACCAACGTCGTCATGTTTATGAAAATAGCGCAGATAGATTTAGAAATAAAGCATACAGTAACAAacgttcaaaaatatattacatgtTTTAA